In Pectobacterium brasiliense, the genomic stretch CCAGTCTGGTGATACCCTGAAATACGCACATCAGCATCGTCGCTAAAGCCATATGTGGTGATATGACGACCCACACGCGGCAGCAGCTCACGGATTACCGCATCATCAATACACATCACCGCCTGCCCGTAAAACGGCAGGTTGTGCAGGAAATTGATGAACGTCTGCTTTAGGTTCTCAAAATCGCCCTGATAGGTGTCCATATGGTCGGCTTCAATGTTGGTCACAATCGCCACCATCGGCTGCAAATGCAGGAAAGACGCATCGCTTTCATCGGCTTCCGCAATCAGGTAGCGGCTTGAGCCCAAACGCGCATGCGTTCCCGCCGCCTTCACTAATCCACCGTTCACAAACGTCGGATCCAGTCCCGCTTCCGCGTAAATACTGGAGACCATCGCCGTCGTCGTCGTCTTACCATGCGTACCTGCGATCGCAATACCATGACGAAAACGCATCAGTTCCGCCAACATCTCGGCACGACGGATCACCGGAATACGTGCGTCATGCGCGGCGACAATCTCAGGGTTATCCGCAGTAATCGCACTCGACACCACCACCACGCTGGCGTTCAGAACGTTCTCCGCACGGTGGTGGAAATAAATCTGCGCGCCAAGTTCAGTCAACTGCTGCGTCACCGCATTTGGAGCCAGATCGGAACCGCTAATTTCATAACCTTCGTTGGCCAACACTTCGGCGATACCACCCATGCCAGCACCGCCGATGCCGACAAAGTGTATGTGCCGGACGCGATGCATCTCGGGCACGATTGAACGTAGTTTCGCCAGTTGTTGAGTATTCACTTTATTCTATCGCTACCTTGTAGCGTCGTCGCACAGCCTTATGTCCGACAACGCTGTATTAATTAACCATGAGCCACATGTGTGGCCCGACTGCCTGCCGCTGCACTGACTTCCGCCGCAACCCGGTCGGTTGCATCTGGAATGGCCACTGCGCGGGCTTTCTGTGCCATTGTCAGCAAGGTTGCGCGATCCCAACTGGATAGCACCTCGCTGACAGCCGCCACGTTAAACTGTGGCTGCTCAATAATTTTTGCTGCTCCCGCTTTTTCCAACGGCAGCGCATTCCAATACTGCTGCCGATCTTTATGCTGGAACGGGACAAACAGCGCCGGTAACCCAGCCGCCGCAATTTCACTGACGGTTAATGCGCCAGAACGGCACACCACCACATCCGCCCAGGCGTAAGCTGCCGCCATGTCATCAATAAATTCGGTAATCTTGTGCTGCGTCTGCCCAACATCCTGATAAGCCTGTTGAACGGTGGATAACGCTCCTTTACCAACCTGATGCCAAATCGTCACGCGATCGCCCAACTTTGCTGCCACGCCGGGTAGCGTTTGATTCAGCACTCTTGCGCCCTGACTACCACCAACAACCAGCACCCTCACAGGGCCTGAGCGATCGGCTAATCGTGTCTCCGGCGCAGGCAACGCCAGCACATCGGTTCTGACCGGGTTCCCCACAACATCTGCTTTAGGAAACGCGCCGGGGAATGCCTGCAATACCTTTTTAGCGATATGGGATAACCAGCGATTGGTTAGCCCTGCAATACCGTTCTGCTCATGTAGGACGACCGGAATGCCGCACAGCCAGGCAGCCAGACCGCCGGGGCCGGAAACATAACCGCCCATTCCCAGCACCACATCAGGCTGGTAACGGCGCATAATCGCGCGAGCCTGACGCACTGCCTGAAAAATACGAATCGGCGCGCTTAACTGCGCCCGAATGCCTTTACCACGCAAACCAGAAATGCGGATAAAATCAATTTCGATACCATGCTTAGGCACCAAATCGGCTTCCATACGATCCGCTGTACCTAACCAGCGAACCTGCCAGCCTTGCGCCATCAGGTGGTGCGCAACCGCCAGCCCGGGGAAGACATGCCCGCCCGTACCGCCAGCCATCACCATCAAACGCTTGCCTTCGCCACTCATCGGGCACCTCTCGTAAACGCCTGCGCTTTCGTCAGACGCGTTTCAAAATCAATGCGTAACAGCAACACTATTGCCGTCGACATAATCAGCAAACTGGAACCACCGTAACTGATCAGCGGCAACGTCAGCCCTTTTGTCGGTAGCATCCCCGCCGCCGCGCCTACGTTCACCAGCGTCTGAAAGCTGAACCAGACACCGATGGAACACGCCAGAAAGCCCGAAAAACGCTGATCGATCTCCAGCGCCCGCTTCCCGATAGACATCGCGCGAAAAGCGACGAAGAATATCATTAACAACGCTAAAACCACACCGATATAGCCGAGTTCTTCACCTAAAATAGAGAAAATGAAATCGGTATGTGCTTCCGGCAAATATTCCAGTTTCTGTACTGAATTCCCCAGCCCTTGCCCCCAGAATTCACCGCGCCCAAATGCCATCAGGGACTGCGTTAACTGGTAGCCGCTGCCAAACGGATCATCCCATGGATTCCAGAAAGACGTCACACGGCGCATACGGTAAGGCTCAGCGACAATCAGCAGGCCAACGGCAAACACGCCGCAACCGATGATCGCCAGAAACTGCCACATCTTCGCACCAGCCAGAAACAGCATCGCCAGCGTCGTAATAAACAGTACAACCACCGTACCGAGGTCAGGCTGTGCCAACAACAGCACCGCCAACACCACCATCACGCCCATTGGTTTGCAAAAGCCCCAGAAGTTATTTCGCACTTCTTCAACTTTGCGCACCATGTAGCTGGACAGGTAGCAAAACAACGCCAGCTTGGATAATTCCGCAGGCTGAATACGCAATGGCCCCAGCGAAATCCAGCGTGACGCACCGTTGACCGAGCTTCCCACCGCGAGCACTACCAGCAACATAACCATGGCGAGCAGTAGCAGTACCGGACTGTAACGTTGCCATATCTCCATCGGCACACGCAGCGTGATTAACGACAAGCCAAATGCCAACCCGATATAAATCGCATCACGTTTCGCGAACAGGAACGGATCACTGGCAAGACGCTGTCCAACAGGCATAGAAGCCGACGTCACCATCACAAAACCAATCACGGCAAGCCCAAGCGTCAACCACACCAGCGTCCTGTCATACAGGACAACGCTGAGCGTATCGCTTTCGCGCGTTCCCATAACCCAGCTCTTGATGCGCTCGATAAACGCCAGCCCGAAGAACCGCATCAGCCTAACTCCCCCGCCAGACGAGCAAATTCATCGCCTCGCTGTTCAAAACTGCGGAACTGATCCAGGCTTGCGCAGGCTGGAGACAGCAGCACCATATCGCCCGGCTTAACGCGTTCGGCGATGATACGCATTGCCTGTTCCATCGTTTTTGTCTGCTCGGAAATTTCCGGGCGCAGCGCGGCCAACTGTTGCCCATCCTGCCCGAAACAGTACAAATGAATGTGCTCGCCCTGCAAATACGGCACCAACGGCGAGAAATCGGCAGATTTACCGTCACCGCCTAACAGCAGGTGCAGCGAGCCTTCTACCGCCAAACCGCTCAATGCGGCCTCGGTGCTGCCCACATTGGTGGCTTTAGAGTCATTGATCCACCGCACGCCATTACGCTCGAAAGCCATTTGAAAGCGATGAGGCAGTCCGGTAAATGACGTCAACGCCGTCAGCGCAGACGCACGTGGAATCTTCACTGCATCAGCCAACGCCAGCGCTGCCAATGCATTCGTATAATTGTGCTGCCCAACCAGCTTGATTTCACGGGTATTGAGCACACGTTCACCGTCCACCCGCAGCCAGGTTTCTCCCTGCTGGCGGTTAAGGTGATAATCGCCGACATCGACGCCAAAACTGCGACAGCGTGCATCCGCACCGCGAACCGGCATGGTCAGCGCATCATCAGCATTCACAACACACAAATCCGCGTGTTCATAAATACGCAGTTTCGCCGCCCGGTACTGCTGTAAACCAAACGGATAACGGTTGGTGTGATCTTCCGTCACGTTCAAAATGGTTGCCGCAGCGGCGTGCAGGCTACTCGTCGTTTCCAACTGGAAACTCGACAGCTCCAGCACATAAAGCTGAGCGGGCTGTTCAAGCAGTTGCAGCGCAGGTAGGCCGATGTTGCCCCCCACACCCACCTGCCAGCCTGCGGCACGCGCCATTTCGCCGACCAGCGTCGTCACCGTGCTTTTACCGTTAGAGCCGGTAATCGCCACAATCGGTGCCTGCGCTTCACGGCAGAACAGTTCGATATCGCCAACGATCTCGATGCCAGCATCGGCGGCGTCACACAGAATCGGCGTCGCCAACGCAACACCAGGACTGGCGACGATCAAATCTGCGCTCATCAGCCAGTCTTCATTCAGGCTACCGAGGTGTCGTTCCACCTGCTCTGGCAGCTTATCCAGACCCGGCGGACTGATACGGGTATCCACCACGCGTGGTACGACATCGCGTGCGAGAAAGAAATCAACACAGGAGAGCCCGGTCAGACCCAACCCGATAATGACGACTTTTTTACCCTGATAGTCCACCATGTCTTACCGTACCTTCAGCGTTGCCAGGCCAATCAGCACCAGCATCAACGAAATAATCCAGAAGCGCACAATCACGCGCGGTTCCGGCCAGCCCTTAAGTTCATAATGGTGATGAATCGGCGCCATGCGGAAAATCCGCTGCCCACGCAACTTAAAGGACCCGACTTGCAAAATCACCGACAGCGTTTCGACCACGAAGACACCGCCCATAATCACTAACAAAAACTCCTGGCGCAGCAGGACCGCAATAGTCCCCAGCGCGCCGCCCAGCGCCAGAGAACCTACGTCCCCCATGAAAACCTGCGCCGGATAGGTGTTAAACCACAGGAACCCAAGCCCTGCGCCCACAATCGCGGTGCAGACGATCACCAGTTCACTGGCATGGCGGATATACGGAATGTGCAGGTAACCAGCAAAGTTCATGTTCCCCGTTGCCCATGCCACCAGTGCAAAACCCGCCGCAACAAACACAGTTGGCATGATTGCCAAGCCATCCAGACCATCAGTCAGGTTTACGGCATTACTGGTGCCAACAATCACAAAGTAGGCCAGCGCAACATAGAGCAGGCCCAGTTGCGGCATTACATCTTTGAAAAACGGCACAACCAGCTGCGTGGCTGGCGTATCTTTACCGATGGAATACATGGTGAAAGCCACCACGAGCGCAATCACCGACTGCCAGAAATATTTCCAGCGGGCAATCAGCCCCTTAGTATCCTTACGGACCACTTTGCGGTAATCATCAACAAAGCCGACTGCGCCATAGCCTGCTAACACCAGCAGTACGCACCAGACATACGGATTCGACAGATTCGCCCACATCAAAACAGAAACGATAATCGCCACCAGGATCATCACGCCCCCCATCGTCGGGGT encodes the following:
- the murC gene encoding UDP-N-acetylmuramate--L-alanine ligase, producing MNTQQLAKLRSIVPEMHRVRHIHFVGIGGAGMGGIAEVLANEGYEISGSDLAPNAVTQQLTELGAQIYFHHRAENVLNASVVVVSSAITADNPEIVAAHDARIPVIRRAEMLAELMRFRHGIAIAGTHGKTTTTAMVSSIYAEAGLDPTFVNGGLVKAAGTHARLGSSRYLIAEADESDASFLHLQPMVAIVTNIEADHMDTYQGDFENLKQTFINFLHNLPFYGQAVMCIDDAVIRELLPRVGRHITTYGFSDDADVRISGYHQTGAQGHFTLERKDKPLLTVTLNAPGRHNALNAAAAVAVATDEGIDDEAILRALERFQGTGRRFDFLGEYPLELVNGQSGTAMLVDDYGHHPTEVDATIKAARAGWPDKRLVMIFQPHRYTRTRDLYDDFAHVLSQVDVLLMLDVYSAGESPIPGADSRSLCRTIRGRGKIDPILVTDVDTLPELLSQALRGEDLILVQGAGNIGKLARKLADSRLQPQMSE
- the ftsW gene encoding cell division protein FtsW, producing MRFFGLAFIERIKSWVMGTRESDTLSVVLYDRTLVWLTLGLAVIGFVMVTSASMPVGQRLASDPFLFAKRDAIYIGLAFGLSLITLRVPMEIWQRYSPVLLLLAMVMLLVVLAVGSSVNGASRWISLGPLRIQPAELSKLALFCYLSSYMVRKVEEVRNNFWGFCKPMGVMVVLAVLLLAQPDLGTVVVLFITTLAMLFLAGAKMWQFLAIIGCGVFAVGLLIVAEPYRMRRVTSFWNPWDDPFGSGYQLTQSLMAFGRGEFWGQGLGNSVQKLEYLPEAHTDFIFSILGEELGYIGVVLALLMIFFVAFRAMSIGKRALEIDQRFSGFLACSIGVWFSFQTLVNVGAAAGMLPTKGLTLPLISYGGSSLLIMSTAIVLLLRIDFETRLTKAQAFTRGAR
- the murD gene encoding UDP-N-acetylmuramoyl-L-alanine--D-glutamate ligase produces the protein MVDYQGKKVVIIGLGLTGLSCVDFFLARDVVPRVVDTRISPPGLDKLPEQVERHLGSLNEDWLMSADLIVASPGVALATPILCDAADAGIEIVGDIELFCREAQAPIVAITGSNGKSTVTTLVGEMARAAGWQVGVGGNIGLPALQLLEQPAQLYVLELSSFQLETTSSLHAAAATILNVTEDHTNRYPFGLQQYRAAKLRIYEHADLCVVNADDALTMPVRGADARCRSFGVDVGDYHLNRQQGETWLRVDGERVLNTREIKLVGQHNYTNALAALALADAVKIPRASALTALTSFTGLPHRFQMAFERNGVRWINDSKATNVGSTEAALSGLAVEGSLHLLLGGDGKSADFSPLVPYLQGEHIHLYCFGQDGQQLAALRPEISEQTKTMEQAMRIIAERVKPGDMVLLSPACASLDQFRSFEQRGDEFARLAGELG
- the murG gene encoding undecaprenyldiphospho-muramoylpentapeptide beta-N-acetylglucosaminyltransferase, which produces MSGEGKRLMVMAGGTGGHVFPGLAVAHHLMAQGWQVRWLGTADRMEADLVPKHGIEIDFIRISGLRGKGIRAQLSAPIRIFQAVRQARAIMRRYQPDVVLGMGGYVSGPGGLAAWLCGIPVVLHEQNGIAGLTNRWLSHIAKKVLQAFPGAFPKADVVGNPVRTDVLALPAPETRLADRSGPVRVLVVGGSQGARVLNQTLPGVAAKLGDRVTIWHQVGKGALSTVQQAYQDVGQTQHKITEFIDDMAAAYAWADVVVCRSGALTVSEIAAAGLPALFVPFQHKDRQQYWNALPLEKAGAAKIIEQPQFNVAAVSEVLSSWDRATLLTMAQKARAVAIPDATDRVAAEVSAAAGSRATHVAHG
- the mraY gene encoding phospho-N-acetylmuramoyl-pentapeptide-transferase codes for the protein MLVWLAEHLAKLYTGFNVFSYLTFRAIVSLLTALVISLWMGPHMIAWLQRLQIGQVVRNEGPESHFSKRGTPTMGGVMILVAIIVSVLMWANLSNPYVWCVLLVLAGYGAVGFVDDYRKVVRKDTKGLIARWKYFWQSVIALVVAFTMYSIGKDTPATQLVVPFFKDVMPQLGLLYVALAYFVIVGTSNAVNLTDGLDGLAIMPTVFVAAGFALVAWATGNMNFAGYLHIPYIRHASELVIVCTAIVGAGLGFLWFNTYPAQVFMGDVGSLALGGALGTIAVLLRQEFLLVIMGGVFVVETLSVILQVGSFKLRGQRIFRMAPIHHHYELKGWPEPRVIVRFWIISLMLVLIGLATLKVR